The genomic interval GCATCGTGCAGCAGACGTGGCACTATGCTATTGGTTCCTGAAGCCATCAATCTCTGCACATTACCACAGCATAGCTTAACCTTACAGTTTCCAAAActcctctctctatctctctctctctctacacctTTTCCAACAGCGAGAGAGTTCGATCCAAGTCCAACGCTACTTTTTTACTCAAAGGGATCCAGATTCCACACCACCACCGATTCCGAATTATTTGTTAATACaaaataacatgacataaaggTTTGGTCTTTGGACTGAGATCTCGGAGAAGAGTCCCATTGGAGATCTCAAAGGCCATCAAAATTTTCACCAACCCGATCAAGCCACTCAACCAGACGCCAGAGAGCAAGAAAGAAAACCCAATAACCGTCTACGGTGCTTCCTGGCTCTTTGTTGTTTATAAATCTCCACCAGATATCCCTCTCAGCCTGTCATAGTTTATGTATTGATCCTTCTTTGTGATCGAGTTCTATTAGATCGTGGCAGGGCTTTAGGTCAAAACCAAAGCTTTTGAAAATCCTTTTAAAAGTCATAGTAAAGGTTTTGGCTTTCCCTTCTCCAACTCTCTAAAAGCTGATTGATCTCCTtccaattatatattttttaatatttgctgATCGTCtttcgccttttttttttttttttgtgcgaGATATCCAGAAAACTTATTTGGAATCATTTACGCCATGATTTGCTCCGTGAAACAATCTGTCACGACGACGATCAATGGGTCCGATTTGTTTCTTCGGAAGAGGTCTCCAGCACACCCGATTCAGCGATCCTCGCTGTTTTTGCCGGTTCTTCGTAAACCACAGGGATTCTCTTTATCGGTTTCGAAGCCTCTGCATTTATCTTCGGCTGAGAATCTGAGTTTGAAAGCTAGGAGGGACCCGATCAAATGCGAGGCTTACGATGCGGCGGACAGCTCGAAGCCGGTGGAGCCAGTGGAGCCGGAGGCGGTGAATAAGGTGAAGATCGGAGTTTATTTCGCAACGTGGTGGGCTTTGAACGTTGTGTTCAATATCTACAACAAGAAGGTTTTGAATGCGTACCCGTACCCGTGGCTGACCTCGACGCTCTCGCTTGCTTGTGGTTCTCTCATGATGCTGATCTCTTGGGCCACTAGGATAGCCGAGGCACCCAAGACCGATTTTGAgttctggaagactttgtttcCGGTGAGTGGGAACCTCggttttgtttggttggtgagaaagtAGAGTGAATGGAACGAAAAATGAAGTTTTTAGTATGTATGCCTCTTTATGTGGTTTCGCATTtgatcttttagttttttttagtaatcctgcatatatttgtttgaattatgaaaagttaaaaaattgccCTTTtgtttggctgccgagaaagttaagaaaaaagaaagtgatgTTTTTGTATTGTGTGCTTATGTTGTGTGGTGTAATACATGAAGAAAATGACTTTCTTCATCCAAGTAGGCACAAGTTGTTGAATTTAGTGCAGCTTGGTGGGGGGGTTTTAGTAGTGGAAGCTCTGAACTCATAAACTATGATTCCATTTAGCCACATCTTATTGACAACAAAGCACACACAATTAGGGGTTTTGGTGTTTCTAGAGTTCGTCATATGCCTTGGGTTATTGCGATGCTTGAATTCTTTGACTTTCTGTAAAGGATTGTGACCTCAGTATTTCTCTCGTTTTCAATAGGTTGCTGTGGCGCATACAATTGGTCATGTTGCGGCAACTGTGAGTATGTCAAAGGTTGCAGTTTCATTCACCCACATCATCAAGAGTGGTGAGCCTGCTTTCAGTGTATTGGTTTCAAGATTCCTGTTGGGTGAGAGCTTCCCGGTGCAAGTTTACCTGTCACTCATTCCAATTATTGGCGGTTGTGCTCTTGCTGCTGTAACTGAGCTCAACTTCAACATGATCGGTacaaaaacaaactatatattGTAACTCTTGCAATTATTATCTTAGAATGTTGATATTGCATTATTATTTGTTCTTCTTTTCCTGATGTATATTTAGTttgtgacatatatatatatatcttaatatatgtgtatttaaatatatcttgTCTAGCTGATTAGAATAGGCAGAAAAAGATCTCCCCAAATTCTTGACATTAACTTTGGACTGCAGAACACAAAAACTTTTGTTTAGTTAGGCTAAGTCgcgggatttctttattgtcttgtataacaaaaaataaattgtatatattccCCCTTGGCCCTATTGTTGTCAGCATTCAATTTGAAGATTTAAGGTTTTTTGTATGTCTTCCATATTCATCTTAAGATGCAAAAACTTGCTTGCTTGTTTATTTTTCCAACCCAGGAATCTCCAGTCAGTTGTTGAcactatttgttttgtttttggaataCTTTCTGTCATTGGAGAACGTTTTATGCATTGGTGTAGttgttcttgattttcttttagGGTTTGTTTTCAGAGCCCTGAATTTGGTTTGTTGACTTTCACTACTTCAGGTTTTATGGGGGCCATGATATCAAACTTGGCATTTGTCTTCCGAAACATATTCTCAAAGAGAGGCATGAAGGGAAAGTCTGTTAGTGGAATGAACTATTATGCTTGTCTTTCTATGTTATCCCTTTTAATTCTCATACCATTTGCCATTGCTGTGGAGGGACCACAGATGTGGGCAACTGGTTGGCAAACAGCCATGTCTCAAATTGGACCGCAATTCGTATGGTAATTTTTTGACAACTACCAATTTAGATGTCCTTGTTCTGTTTGGTTGCACAGTTGCAGTCTACTTCATATGTGTGTGGTCTCCCATGATAAATTATGGGGACGAATGGTGAATCAATTGTTTGAAGTAATATTGGGTTGAACAATATGTTTCATACTATTGTTTCACTTTTGGAGATTACAGATCTGCCTTCTCCTTCTCACCTAGATGTTTTAGGTGCACAATAAttgcagtttttatttttattttaattcctccCGAGTAATTAGGAAACTGTGAGCCAACTTGTGATAGCTTGTctataaatctattttctttCTGTTATTCATGCTCAAGACTTTGAATTGT from Juglans regia cultivar Chandler chromosome 2, Walnut 2.0, whole genome shotgun sequence carries:
- the LOC108983743 gene encoding glucose-6-phosphate/phosphate translocator 1, chloroplastic-like, giving the protein MICSVKQSVTTTINGSDLFLRKRSPAHPIQRSSLFLPVLRKPQGFSLSVSKPLHLSSAENLSLKARRDPIKCEAYDAADSSKPVEPVEPEAVNKVKIGVYFATWWALNVVFNIYNKKVLNAYPYPWLTSTLSLACGSLMMLISWATRIAEAPKTDFEFWKTLFPVAVAHTIGHVAATVSMSKVAVSFTHIIKSGEPAFSVLVSRFLLGESFPVQVYLSLIPIIGGCALAAVTELNFNMIGFMGAMISNLAFVFRNIFSKRGMKGKSVSGMNYYACLSMLSLLILIPFAIAVEGPQMWATGWQTAMSQIGPQFVWWLAAQSVFYHLYNQVSYMSLDQISPLTFSIGNTMKRISVIVSSIIIFHTPIQPVNALGAAIAVLGTFLYSQAKQ